The following proteins come from a genomic window of Trifolium pratense cultivar HEN17-A07 linkage group LG4, ARS_RC_1.1, whole genome shotgun sequence:
- the LOC123921842 gene encoding uncharacterized protein LOC123921842 isoform X1, with protein sequence MSPLSDTRISYDRENYFMVGTITVPWHKKEKKISLSPELMSVTGNFTTNHNQQVMPDNPLSDISDDREKDFIAGTSSPETRTFSFESKLKRKIRVDLGLEQGNKNDSRLFSGFDDNISNTSAVKTLSVTENFTRNKNKSTRQSHFWKKDDAASSNRPYNNGQRKTNFDICCQRNSTIAGATLLEKNEENGIEFKIQEGATHDVILRPGMVLLKHHLTHDEQVEIVKQCRSLGLGPGGFYQPGYAGGAKLRLKMMCLGMDWDPQTRKYGYKRAIDGCKAPSIPHYFSNLVIRAIQEAHNLINQESGISYVEDILPSMTPDICIANFYETSGRLGLHQDRDESRESLRKGLPVVSFSIGDSAEFLYGDQRNVEKAESVFLESGDVLIFGGESRHVYHGVSSIIPNSAPEELLRDTCLCPGRLNLTFRQY encoded by the exons ATGTCTCCATTATCAGATACTCGTATTTCTTATGATAGAGAAAACTATTTTATGGTGGGCACTATTACTGTACCGTGGcataaaaaggaaaagaaaatttcaCTCTCACCGGAGTTAATGTCAGTGACCGGAAACTTCACAACAAACCATAATCAACAG GTTATGCCTGATAATCCATTATCAGATATTTCAGATGACAGAGAAAAAGATTTTATCGCGGGCACTAGTTCCCCGGAAACTAGGACTTTTTCATTCGAAAGTAAACTCAAGAGGAAAATTCGCGTTGACTTAGGATTGGAACAGGGCAATAAGAATGACTCAAGATTATTTTCCGGTTTTGATGATAATATTAGTAATACATCAGCAGTAAAGACATTGTCAGTGACTGAAAACTtcacaagaaacaaaaataaatcaacGCGACAAAGTCATTTTTGGAAGAAGGATGATGCTGCATCATCCAATAGACCATATAATAACGGGCAAAGAAAAACCAACTTTGACATCTGCTGTCAAAGAAATTCTACTATAGCAGGAGCTACTCTGCTTGAAAAGAACGAGGAAAACGGCATTGAATTCAAGATTCAAGAGGGAGCAACACATGACGTGATACTGAGGCCTGGGATGGTTCTTTTGAAACATCATTTAACTCATGATGAACAG GTTGAAATAGTGAAACAATGCCGCAGTCTTGGACTTGGTCCTGGAGGATTCTATCAACCAGGTTATGCAGGTGGAGCCAAACTTCGATTAAAAATGATGTGTCTTGGTATGGATTGGGATCCTCAAACCAGAAAATATGGATATAAAAGGGCAATTGATGGTTGCAAGGCACCAAGTATTCCTCATTATTTTAGTAACTTGGTTATAAGAGCTATACAGGAAGCACATAATCTAATTAATCAAGAATCTGGAATAAGCTATGTTGAGGACATACTACCTTCAATGACTCCTGATATATGCATTGCTAATTTCTATGAAACCAGTGGAAGGCTTGGTCTTCACCAG GATCGCGATGAAAGTAGAGAAAGTCTTCGAAAAGGGTTGCCGGTTGTGTCTTTCTCTATTGGCGATTCAGCAGAATTTCTATACGGGGATCAAAGAAATGTTGAGAAGGCAGAGAGTGTATTTCTAGAATCAGGAGATGTTCTAATATTTGGTGGTGAATCACGGCATGTCTACCATGGTGTCTCATCTATCATACCGAATTCGGCACCAGAAGAATTGCTTCGAGATACTTGCCTTTGTCCTGGCCGCCTTAATCTTACATTTAGACAGTATTAA
- the LOC123921843 gene encoding non-specific lipid-transfer protein 1-like: MASLRVTCMVALICMVMVSAPMAEASVSCGAVTGYLVPCITYLQGGPGPSPACCDGVKKLNAAAATTPDRKAACNCLKGAAGSIARLNNNAAAALPGKCGVRIPYKFSTSTNCNSIKF; the protein is encoded by the exons ATGGCAAGTTTGAGGGTTACATGTATGGTTGCATTGATATGCATGGTGATGGTTAGTGCACCAATGGCAGAAGCTTCAGTCTCATGTGGAGCTGTAACTGGTTACCTTGTTCCATGCATTACTTATCTTCAAGGTGGTCCTGGTCCTTCACCAGCATGCTGTGATGGAGTAAAGAAACTTAACGCGGCAGCTGCCACTACCCCTGACCGCAAGGCCGCTTGTAACTGCTTGAAAGGTGCTGCTGGTTCCATTGCTCGTTTGAATAACAACGCCGCCGCAGCTCTCCCCGGCAAATGTGGTGTTCGCATTCCCTACAAGTTTAGCACTTCTACCAACTGTAATAG CATCAAGTTCTAA
- the LOC123921842 gene encoding uncharacterized protein LOC123921842 isoform X2 yields MLSSRRHTILTNLTSSFHSLNRRFSMCATSSPLVGGNVDANVMPDNPLSDISDDREKDFIAGTSSPETRTFSFESKLKRKIRVDLGLEQGNKNDSRLFSGFDDNISNTSAVKTLSVTENFTRNKNKSTRQSHFWKKDDAASSNRPYNNGQRKTNFDICCQRNSTIAGATLLEKNEENGIEFKIQEGATHDVILRPGMVLLKHHLTHDEQVEIVKQCRSLGLGPGGFYQPGYAGGAKLRLKMMCLGMDWDPQTRKYGYKRAIDGCKAPSIPHYFSNLVIRAIQEAHNLINQESGISYVEDILPSMTPDICIANFYETSGRLGLHQDRDESRESLRKGLPVVSFSIGDSAEFLYGDQRNVEKAESVFLESGDVLIFGGESRHVYHGVSSIIPNSAPEELLRDTCLCPGRLNLTFRQY; encoded by the exons ATGCTTTCTTCACGCCGCCACACCATTCTTACTAACCTTACGTCGTCGTTTCACTCTCTAAACCGCCGTTTCTCCATGTGTGCCACGTCATCACCACTAGTTGGTGGAAATGTTGATGCTAAT GTTATGCCTGATAATCCATTATCAGATATTTCAGATGACAGAGAAAAAGATTTTATCGCGGGCACTAGTTCCCCGGAAACTAGGACTTTTTCATTCGAAAGTAAACTCAAGAGGAAAATTCGCGTTGACTTAGGATTGGAACAGGGCAATAAGAATGACTCAAGATTATTTTCCGGTTTTGATGATAATATTAGTAATACATCAGCAGTAAAGACATTGTCAGTGACTGAAAACTtcacaagaaacaaaaataaatcaacGCGACAAAGTCATTTTTGGAAGAAGGATGATGCTGCATCATCCAATAGACCATATAATAACGGGCAAAGAAAAACCAACTTTGACATCTGCTGTCAAAGAAATTCTACTATAGCAGGAGCTACTCTGCTTGAAAAGAACGAGGAAAACGGCATTGAATTCAAGATTCAAGAGGGAGCAACACATGACGTGATACTGAGGCCTGGGATGGTTCTTTTGAAACATCATTTAACTCATGATGAACAG GTTGAAATAGTGAAACAATGCCGCAGTCTTGGACTTGGTCCTGGAGGATTCTATCAACCAGGTTATGCAGGTGGAGCCAAACTTCGATTAAAAATGATGTGTCTTGGTATGGATTGGGATCCTCAAACCAGAAAATATGGATATAAAAGGGCAATTGATGGTTGCAAGGCACCAAGTATTCCTCATTATTTTAGTAACTTGGTTATAAGAGCTATACAGGAAGCACATAATCTAATTAATCAAGAATCTGGAATAAGCTATGTTGAGGACATACTACCTTCAATGACTCCTGATATATGCATTGCTAATTTCTATGAAACCAGTGGAAGGCTTGGTCTTCACCAG GATCGCGATGAAAGTAGAGAAAGTCTTCGAAAAGGGTTGCCGGTTGTGTCTTTCTCTATTGGCGATTCAGCAGAATTTCTATACGGGGATCAAAGAAATGTTGAGAAGGCAGAGAGTGTATTTCTAGAATCAGGAGATGTTCTAATATTTGGTGGTGAATCACGGCATGTCTACCATGGTGTCTCATCTATCATACCGAATTCGGCACCAGAAGAATTGCTTCGAGATACTTGCCTTTGTCCTGGCCGCCTTAATCTTACATTTAGACAGTATTAA